One Ovis aries strain OAR_USU_Benz2616 breed Rambouillet chromosome 4, ARS-UI_Ramb_v3.0, whole genome shotgun sequence DNA window includes the following coding sequences:
- the CPA1 gene encoding carboxypeptidase A1: MQGLLILSVLLGAALGKEDFVGHQVLRISAADEAEVQTVKELEDLEHLQLDFWRGPAQPGSPIDVRVPFPSLQAVKVFLEAHGIRYRIMIEDVQSLLDEEQEQMFASQSRARSTDSFNYATYHTLDEIYDFMDLLVAEHPQLVSKLQIGSSYEGRPIYVLKFSTGGSNRPAIWIDLGIHSREWITQATGVWFAKKFTEDYGQDPTFTAILDSMDIFLEIVTNPDGFVFTHSRNRLWRKTRSVTSSLCVGVDANRNWDAGFGKAGASSNPCSETYHGKYANSEVEVKSIVDFVKDHGNFKAFLSIHSYSQLLLYPYGYTTQSVSDKNELNQVAKSAVEALSSLYGTSYKYGSIITTIYQASGGSIDWSYNQGIKYSFTFELRDTGRYGFLLPASQIIPTAQETWLGLLAIMEHTLNNPY; encoded by the exons atgcaggggcTGCTGATTTTGAGTGTGCTGCTGGGGGCTGCCCTCGGCAAAGAGGACTTTGTGGG GCACCAGGTGCTCCGAATCTCTGCCGCCGATGAGGCCGAGGTGCAGACGGTGAAGGAGCTGGAGGACCTGGAGCACCTGCAG TTGGACTTCTGGAGGGGCCCTGcccagccaggctcccccatcgacGTCCGAGTGcccttccccagcctccaggctgTTAAAGTCTTCCTGGAAGCCCATGGCATCAGATACAGGATCATGATCGAGGACGTGCAGTCGCTGCTAGACGAGGAGCAGGAGCAGATGTTCGCCTCCCAGAGCCGGGCCCGCAGCACCGACTCATTTAACTACGCCACCTACCACACCCTGGACGAG ATCTATGACTTCATGGACCTGCTGGTGGCCGAGCACCCGCAGCTTGTCAGCAAGCTCCAGATTGGCAGCAGCTATGAAGGCCGTCCCATCTACGTGCTGAAG TTCAGCACTGGGGGAAGCAACCGTCCAGCCATCTGGATCGACTTAGGCATCCATTCCAGGGAGTGGATCACCCAGGCCACTGGGGTCTGGTTTGCAAAGAAG ttCACAGAAGACTACGGCCAGGACCCGACTTTCACTGCCATTCTTGACAGCATGGACATATTCTTGGAGATTGTCACCAACCCTGATGGTTTTGTCTTCACTCACAGCCGG AATCGATTGTGGCGCAAGACGCGATCTGTCACGAGCTCCCTCTGTGTTGGGGTGGACGCCAACCGGAACTGGGACGCCGGCTTTGGGA AAGCAGGAGCCAGCAGCAACCCCTGCTCGGAGACTTATCACGGCAAGTATGCCAATTCCGAAGTGGAGGTCAAGTCCATTGTGGACTTTGTGAAAGACCATGGGAACTTCAAGGCCTTCCTCTCCATCCACAGCTACTCCCAGCTCCTCCTCTATCCCTATGGCTACACAACACAATCAGTCTCTGACAAGAATGAGCTG AATCAGGTGGCTAAGTCTGCTGTTGAGGCCCTGAGCTCTCTGTATGGGACCAGCTATAAGTATGGCAGCATCATCACAACAATTT ACCAAGCCAGTGGAGGCAGCATTGACTGGTCCTACAACCAAGGCATCAAGTACTCCTTCACCTTTGAACTCCGGGACACGGGGCGCTACGGCTTCCTGCTGCCAGCCTCCCAGATCATCCCCACGGCCCAGGAGACGTGGCTGGGGCTTCTGGCCATCATGGAGCACACGCTGAATAACCCTTACTGA